One segment of Macaca fascicularis isolate 582-1 chromosome 4, T2T-MFA8v1.1 DNA contains the following:
- the PLEKHG1 gene encoding pleckstrin homology domain-containing family G member 1 isoform X18 translates to MISVLRTGGALRNIWTDHQIRQALFPSRRSPQENEDDEDDYQMFVPSFSSSDLNSTRLCEDSTSSRPCSWHMGQMESTETSSSGHRIVRRASSAGESNTCPPEIGPSDRTRELQNGPKTGGQEEMAPFGSSIELTIDDIDHVYDNISYEDLKLMVAKREEAESTPSKSARDSVRPKSTPELAFTKRQAGHSKGSLYAQKDGALSGGEASSQSTHELQAVEENIYDTIGLPDPPSLGFKCSRLKRAKRSTFLGLEADFVCCDSLRPFVSQDSLQFSEDEAPYHQDIPDHDYLSLLYDSPSCNLSVPDKPVSDKLSEEVDEIWNDLENYIKKNEDKARDRLLAAFPVSKDDVPDRLYAESTPELSREGGRSVSTLSLPESQALLTPVKSRAGRASHANCPIEEDLISKEGSFMSLNRLSLASELPLMDNPYDLANSGLSQTDPENPDLGMEATDKTKSRVFMMARQYSQKIKKANQLLKVKSPELEQPPASQHQKSVHKDLAAILEEKKQGGPAIGARIAEYSQLYDQIVFRESPLKIQKDAWASPQESSLLRSASPSQVHHGSEDWLLHSTYSNGELADFCLPPEQDLRSRYPTFEINTKSTPRQLSAACSVPSLQTSDPLLGSVQRCSVVVSQPSKENWCQDHLYNSLGRKGISAKSQPYHRSQSSSSVLINKSMDSINYPSDMGKQQLLSLHRSSRCESHQDLLPDIADSHPQDTEKNSDLTLQDSQKVVVVNRNLPLNAQIATHNYFSNFKETDGDEDDYVEIKSEEDESELEPSHNRRRKSDSKFVDADFSDNVCSGNTSHSLNSPRTPKKPVNSKPELSPYLTPYNDSDKLNDYLWRGPSPNQQNIVQSLREKFQCLSSSSFA, encoded by the exons ATGATCAGCGTGCTTCGAACGGGTGGAGCCCTCAGAAACATCTGGACCGATCACCAGATCAGGCAAGCCTTGTTTCCCAGCCGGCGGTCCCCGCAGGAGAACGAGGATGACGAAGATGATTATCAGATGTTCGTGCCGTCCTTTTCCTCCTCAGATCTGAACTCTACCCGACTATGTGAAGACAGCACTTCTAGTCGCCCTTGCAGCTGGCACATGGGACAGATGGAGTCCACAGAGACCTCCAGCTCTGGTCACAGGATTGTCAGGCGGGCCAGCAGTGCTGGGGAGAGCAACACGTGCCCTCCTGAAATAGGACCTAGTGACAGAACTAGGGAACTGCAGAACGGCCCCAAaacaggagggcaggaggaaaTGGCTCCCTTTGGGTCATCCATCGAGTTGACCATTGATGACATTGACCATGTCTATGATAACATCAGTTATGAGGACCTAAAACTAATGGTTGCTAAGCGGGAAGAAGCTGAATCCACGCCCTCTAAATCAGCCAGGGACTCTGTTCGCCCCAAGAGCACCCCAGAGTTAGCCTTCACAAAGAGGCAAGCTGGCCACAGTAAGGGCTCTCTTTACGCACAAAAAGATGGCGCGCTCTCAGGTGGAGAAGCATCCAGCCAAAGCACGCATGAACTCCAAGCGGTTGAGGAGAACATCTATGACACCATAGGGCTCCCAGATCCTCCGTCGCTGGGTTTTAAGTGCAGCCGCCTAAAGCGTGCAAAGCGGAGCACCTTTTTGGGACTGGAGGCTGACTTCGTGTGCTGTGACAGCCTGAGGCCGTTTGTTTCCCAAGACAGCCTCCAGTTCAGTGAGGACGAAGCCCCTTACCATCAGGACATCCCTGATCATGATTATCTGAGTTTGCTGTACGACTCTCCCAGCTGTAACCTGTCTGTGCCTGATAAGCCTGTATCTGATAAACTGTCCGAAGAagtagatgaaatctggaatgaccTGGAAAATTACATCAAGAAAAACGAAGACAAGGCCAGAGACCGTCTCCTGGCAGCATTTCCTGTGAGCAAGGATGATGTGCCAGACAGGCTATACGCAGAGAGCACCCCTGAGCTGAGCCGGGAGGGAGGGCGCTCTGTGTCCACACTATCCCTGCCCGAGAGCCAGGCTCTCCTCACGCCTGTGAAGAGCAGGGCCGGCAGAGCCAGCCATGCCAACTGCCCCATTGAGGAAGACCTGATTTCTAAAGAAGGCTCTTTTATGAGCCTTAACCGGCTTTCTCTGGCCAGTGAATTGCCCCTCATGGACAATCCCTATGACCTGGCCAACAGTGGCCTGTCTCAAACAGACCCAGAAAACCCTGACCTGGGGATGGAGGCCACAGATAAGACAAAAAGCAGGGTGTTTATGATGGCTCGGCAGTACAGTCAGAAGATTAAGAAGGcaaatcaacttttaaaagtgaaaagtcCGGAGTTGGAGCAGCCGCCGGCCAGTCAGCATCAGAAATCCGTGCACAAAGACCTGGCTGCCATCTTGGAAGAGAAGAAGCAAGGAGGGCCCGCCATTG GTGCCAGGATTGCTGAGTATTCCCAGTTGTATGACCAGATTGTATTCAGAGAGTCTCCCTTGAAAATTCAGAAGGATGCCTGGGCCAGCCCTCAAGAATCCTCCCTCCTGAGGTCTGCGTCACCTTCCCAGGTCCACCATGGTAGTGAAGATTGGCTTCTGCATTCAACCTATAGTAATGGAGAGTTAGCAGATTTCTGTCTCCCACCAGAGCAAGACTTGAGGTCAAGATATCCCACGTTTGAGATCAACACAAAAAGTACTCCCAGGCAATTGTCCGCAGCTTGCTCTGTACCTTCTCTTCAAACCTCCGACCCTCTGCTGGGCTCTGTGCAGAGATGCAGCGTGGTAGTAAGTCAGCCCAGCAAAGAGAACTGGTGTCAGGACCATCTTTACAACTCCTTAGGTCGGAAAGGGATCAGTGCAAAATCTCAGCCTTATCACAGGTCCCAGTCATCTTCCTCCGTCTTGATAAACAAATCAATGGACTCCATCAACTACCCTAGTGACATGGGAAAGCAGCAGCTGCTGTCTTTACACAGAAGTTCAAGGTGTGAGAGTCACCAGGACTTACTGCCAGATATTGCTGACTCGCATCCACAGGACACTGAAAAAAACTCAGATCTCACACTCCAAGACTCACAGAAAGTTGTGGTGGTCAATAGAAATTTACCCTTAAATGCCCAAATTGCAACACATAACTATTTTTCCAATTTCAAAGAGACTGATGGAGATGAAGATGACTATGTGGAAATCAAGTCAGAAGAAGATGAGTCAGAGTTGGAGCCATCTCACAATCGTAGAAGGAAATCTGACTCAAAGTTTGTGGATGCTGACTTTTCTGATAATGTCTGCAGCGGCAATACATCGCATTCCTTGAATAGTCCGCGCACTCCAAAAAAGCCAGTTAACAGCAAACCTGAGCTTTCACCATATCTGACACCATATAATGATTCTGACAAACTGAATGACTATCTTTGGAGGGGGCCATCTCCCAATCAACAAAATATTGTCCAGTCTCTAAGGGAAAAATTTCAGTGTCTCAGTTCAAGCAGCTTTGCTTAA